A genomic window from Punica granatum isolate Tunisia-2019 chromosome 2, ASM765513v2, whole genome shotgun sequence includes:
- the LOC116195929 gene encoding lipoyl synthase 2, mitochondrial: protein MQCRFKSLPRLLRSTRSHLFSSTSTPQPPPSPGALGSQFPQTLEGLRARLAEEAPTLSEFIGLQSSNSYSVEVGTKKKPLPKPKWMKESIPGGEKYVQIKRKLRELKLHTVCEEAKCPNLGECWSGGETGTATATIMILGDTCTRGCRFCNVKTSRTPPPPDPDEPTNVAEAIASWGLDYVVITSVDRDDLPDQGSGHFAETVQKLKTLKPKMLIEALVPDFRGDSGCVEKVAMSGLDVFAHNIETVEELQSVVRDRRANFKQSLDVLKMAKEYAPAGTLTKTSVMLGCGETPNQVVKTMEKVRAAGVDVMTFGQYMRPSKRHMPVSDYITPEAFDKYQTLGTEMGFRYVASGPMVRSSYKAGEFYIKSMLESDRAAASSELPISG from the exons ATGCAGTGCCGCTTCAAATCCCTCCCCCGCCTCCTCCGATCGACGCGCTCCCATCTCTTCTCTTCGACCTCCACCCCTCAGCCGCCGCCGTCGCCTGGAGCCCTGGGTTCGCAGTTTCCCCAGACCCTGGAGGGCCTCCGGGCACGGCTAGCCGAGGAAGCCCCGACCCTCTCCGAATTCATCGGCCTGCAGTCGAGCAACTCTTACTCCGTTGAGGTCGGGACCAAGAAGAAGCCCCTTCCCAAGCCCAAGTGGATGAAGGAGTCGATTCCAGGAGGGGAGAAGTACGTTCAGATCAAGAGGAAGCTGAGGGAGCTGAAGCTTCATACCGTCTGCGAGGAGGCCAAGTGCCCCAATCTAGGGGAGTGCTGGTCCGGTGGAGAAACCGGGACAGCCACCGCCACCATTATGATCCTCGGCGATACTTGCACTCGGGGTTGCAG GTTTTGTAACGTCAAGACATCACGAACTCCTCCGCCGCCTGACCCGGACGAGCCTACCAATGTGGCCGAGGCTATTGCTTCATGGGGTTTGGATTATGTCGTGATCACTAGCGTGGACAGGGATGATTTACCTGACCAGGGCAGTGGACATTTTGCTGAGACAGTGCAGAAACTCAAGACACTTAAGCCGAAAATGTTGATAGAAGCCTTGG TACCAGACTTTCGTGGAGACTCGGGGTGTGTGGAGAAAGTTGCAATGTCAGGGCTAGATGTCTTTGCTCATAATATCGAGACAGTTGAAGAGCTCCAGAGTGTAGTCCGCGATCGTCGTGCTAACTTCAAGCAGTCTCTTGATGTCCTTAAGATGGCCAAGGAGTATGCACCTGCAGGAACGCTCACCAAGACTTCGGTAATGTTGGGTTGCGGCGAAACACCTAATCAAGTCGTGAAGACTATGGAGAAAGTGAGGGCAGCTGGTGTTGATGTCATGACTTTTGGTCAGTACATGAGACCATCAAAGCGTCATATGCCGGTCTCTGATTATATCACACCTGAGGCTTTTGATAAGTACCAAACTCTTGGCACGGAAATG GGATTTCGGTATGTTGCATCTGGTCCCATGGTTAGATCATCATACAAGGCCGGTGAATTCTATATCAAATCCATGCTAGAATCAGATCGTGCTGCCGCTTCCTCAGAGCTTCCCATATCTGGATAA